A genome region from Populus alba chromosome 5, ASM523922v2, whole genome shotgun sequence includes the following:
- the LOC118030529 gene encoding protein trichome birefringence-like 14, which translates to MKGNFYRLKGRHLSVTLLVLTFTTIVLWAWEKNPFVTTLWSAQEQFNFHTSEFVVDAPKGSSLDSLTPNEHVQEKDSNPTRLEESQIPEKEFDASNFTNSVVPETEDGDADTKPSSKIKEFVVDTPKGASFDSLTPNEHVQETDSDPTRSEESKIPEKEFDASNFTNSVVPETKDGDADREPSSKIKDCNYSKGRWVADSRWPLYSGSECKQWLSEMWACRLTQRTDFSFEGYRWQPENCKMLEFEKSAFLRRMQDRTIAFIGDSLGRQQFQSLMCMASGGEWREDIENVGKEYGLVKARGAIRPDGWAYRFSNTNTTILYYWSASLADLEPLNITDKSTDVAMHLDRAPAFMRRFLHRFDVLVLNTGHHWNRGKITANRWVMYVNGKPLKDRKLLEIGNAKNLTVHSVARWLDSQLPSHPRLKAFFRTISPRHFRNGDWNTGGNCDNTTPLTGGSEISQDESSDPVIAAAVKGTNITLLDITALSELRDEGHISRYSVKATTGVNDCLHWCLPGIPDTWNELLIAQV; encoded by the exons ATGAAAGGAAACTTTTATAGATTGAAGGGGAGGCACCTTTCTGTTACTCTGCTTGTCCTTACTTTTACAACCATAGTTCTCTGGGCGTGGGAAAAGAATCCTTTTGTTACTACTTTGTGGTCAGCGCAAGAGCAGTTCAATTTTCATACTTCAG AGTTTGTTGTTGATGCTCCCAAAGGCTCTTCTTTGGATTCTTTGACCCCAAATGAGCATGTTCAGGAGAAAGATTCTAATCCTACAAGATTAGAAGAATCTCAAATACCAGAAAAAGAATTTGATGCCTCAAATTTTACCAACTCAGTTGTTCCTGAAACGGAGGATGGTGATGCAGATACGAAACCGTCTTCTAAGATAAAAG AGTTTGTTGTTGATACTCCCAAAGGTGCTTCTTTTGATTCTTTGACCCCAAATGAGCATGTTCAGGAAACAGATTCTGATCCTACAAGATCAGAAGAATCTAAAATACCAGAAAAAGAATTTGATGCCTCAAATTTTACCAACTCAGTTGTTCCTGAAACGAAGGATGGTGATGCAGATAGGGAACCATCTTCTAAGATAAAAG ACTGCAATTATTCCAAGGGTAGATGGGTTGCAGATAGCAGGTGGCCTTTGTATTCTGGTTCTGAATGTAAACAATGGTTATCAGAAATGTGGGCGTGTAGGCTAACCCAACGAACAGATTTTTCCTTCGAGGGATATCGATGGCAGCCAGAAAACTGCAAAATGCTGGAGTTTGAGAAATCTGCGTTCTTGAGAAG GATGCAGGACAGAACAATTGCATTTATAGGAGATTCACTGGGCAGGCAACAATTCCAATCTTTGATGTGCATGGCATCTGGTGGGGAATGGAGGGAAGATATTGAAAATGTGGGAAAAGAATATGGTCTTGTTAAAGCTCGTGGAGCCATTCGTCCTGATGGCTGGGCTTATCGGTTTTCAAACACCAATACCACCATTTTGTATTACTGGTCAGCAAGCCTTGCTGACTTGGAGCCTTTGAACATCACTGACAAATCCACTGATGTTGCTATGCATCTGGACCGTGCACCAGCCTTCATGAGACGATTTCTCCATCGGTTTGATGTGTTAGTTCTTAATACAGGACATCATTGGAACAGAGGGAAGATAACAGCAAACCGTTGGGTGATGTATGTCAATGGGAAGCCCCTTAAAGATAGAAAACTCTTGGAAATTGGGAATGCCAAGAATTTGACGGTGCATAGTGTTGCCAGGTGGCTTGATTCTCAACTTCCTTCTCATCCCCGACTCAAGGCTTTCTTCAGGACCATCTCACCGAGGCATTTTCGTAACGGGGACTGGAACACTGGAGGTAATTGTGATAATACCACTCCTTTGACTGGAGGGAGCGAAATCTCACAGGATGAATCGAGTGATCCAGTTATCGCAGCTGCTGTTAAAGGTACAAATATCACGCTTTTGGATATCACTGCTCTCTCTGAGCTAAGAGATGAAGGTCACATCTCAAGGTACAGTGTTAAGGCAACAACAGGTGTAAATGACTGCTTGCATTGGTGCCTTCCTGGCATTCCAGACACATGGAATGAACTTCTTATTGCACAGGTATAG